The Anopheles gambiae chromosome 2, idAnoGambNW_F1_1, whole genome shotgun sequence genomic sequence TATGACAGCCGTTTGTTTCCCTAACTCGTATAATCACGCGGTTCGTCGGCACGGTTACAAATGTAACATTCTCCCCACCGGTATGCTACTTTAGAGGCCTACCTTCGTTGTGCCGACATCCAAAAGCGCAAAATTTACAGCTGGTTGCTCAAACAACCCGCTCATCGTTTGCACCGTCACGCGCCGCACCTGATGGTCGCTCGTACGACACACCTTGACGATTCGTCCCTTTGGCCAGCAGTTTCTCTGGTTGTTTCCATCCGCAATCAACACCAGATCCCCCTCTTCTAATGGTGTCGTCGGCTGGTACCACTTGGTTCGTCTTGTCAGCGTCGGTAGGTATTCGTTCTCCCATCTTTCCCAGAATATATCTGCGAATTGTTGTCCTGCTTTCCAGGACCTACGCACGGATGGGATGGAATCATCGAGCGCGAGTGGTGGCTTGCTTCCATTCGAGCTACCTAAAATAAAGTGATTTGGCGTTAACGGGGATTTAGCCTCGTCTTCAACCGGTACGTCTGTCAACGGTCTCGAATTGACGATCAACTCCACTTAACTCAATCTAGCACggagcagctcgtcgatgGGGTTATGGGGAAGATCAAAGGACGAAAGCGTCTTCTTTACGGACTGGAAGTTTTTCCCATGACCCTTCAAAGTGGGGTGATGCTGGAGGGTTGAACACCCATTTCGTCCCTGGTTGCACGAATTCTGCCATCAGCCGGTCCGAATCGACTAGTGCGGATGCTTCTTTAAGCTCACGCGATGCGCCTACAAAATTGGCGCCCCGATCACTCACAAACTCCAGTGGCGTGCCCTTCCTGGCGACGAAATTGCGAATCGCAAATATGCACGAGTCAGTAGATAGACTGCTCGCAATCTCAATGTGTATGCCCCTGGTGGTGAGGCAAGTGAACATCAGTCCCCTCCGTTTTTCGGTTCTCCTGCCCACCGCGACTATCATTGGTCCAAAATAGTCAATGCCAGTGTAGGAGAAAGGTTGTTGATAGGCCGCCAATCGTTGATACGGGAGGTTTCCCATCGCAGGATTCTGAGGTTTAGCACGACGAACCTTGCAGTACTGGCAGCTGTGTCTCACTCGAGTGTAAGCTGTTTTTAGTCGCGAGAGATGATACTTCAGCCTTATCTCGTTTATTGCAGTTTGGTGATTCGCGTGTCGGTATCTTTCGTGGTACCAACTGATCAGCAGATCGGTCACATAGTGTGAACTTGGGATGATAATAGGTCTTTTAGCGTCATCGCCAACCCACACGCATTGATCGATCCTTCCCTTTATTCGAAGAACTTCGTATTTATCGACAAACGGACTTAGTTTGTACAGTGGGTTCGATTTTTTAAGTGGCTGCCTCCATGGGTGTTTTTGCAGCTCACTGTCGTTCAACGGTCGAATGACATCTGCATATTCATCACGTTGGTCTTGCCGGTAAATTGCATGTTCTGCACCTTGCAATTCTTCTTGCGTTAGTGCTCCCGATCGCCTGGCTTCCCTGGATGTTCCTGAGCGGGAGTTGTGTATAAAGCGGTAAACGTACGCAACCAGTCTTAGGAGTCTTTTCCACTTAGAAAAACGAGTGAAATGTATTACCGGTTCGTTAAATGCGTGGTGCAGTAAGTGGCGACGCACTTCTTCTTCCGTTTCGCGTAGCTGCACCGTCGTATCCGACCACTCGCTGGATGGTTTCCACAGAAACCCAAGTAGCAACCCaagcttttttctcccagtttcaaccCCCTCATGTCCAAAAACTGCCTTCGCTTACTATTCCTATCCCGTTTCTACATTCTACAACGTTGGTtgcgttctcgctcatcagggtgttagtcaattctctcttgccacacgaagagaattctcctgcacacttcgtgtgtttgattctacccatccctgttgaacaaaagtcattttcttccatcgcactCATCTGAGTGTTTGCTCTTTATATCCAAGCCAAAGAGCGACTCCAGTGTGCTCTGAACCGTggatgtgagagtgtgtgtttgtgtgctgcgtgaactatttttcctgcGTGAAACACTTTCCATACTGCGCCATCCGCGGTgttctttctgcttcatcggaggacgaattgttatgtttatgtttatttgtctatcgatggaccATAATCCCGAACCAAAGATCGATCATAagaacaatcgcaaaaatctaTGATCCTTTGGGGATTGTGGATACAgttaaagcaaaagcaaaacaattcatGCAAAGAGTTTGGTCattaaaaagagaaaatggtGACTCATACGGGTGGGATGAAGAAATTCCACAGCAAATGAGACAAGAGTGGGAATTGTTTGAGATGCAGTTAACACATTTACAAGAAGTACAAGTACCAAAATGCGTAACGATAGTAGGAGCACGTAATATTCAAATACACGGATTTTGTGATGCTTCTGAAGAGGGTTATGGAGCTTGCGTATATGTGAGGAGCACGAATGAAGAGGAAATAGTTTCGCGATTATTTGTATCGAAATCAACGGTCACTCCATTAACTACAACACACAATAGCTAGATTAGAACTATGCGCAGCTCATTTATTAGGAAAGCTATTGGTGAAACTCAAAAGGGCCACAGAAGATCAATACGAAACATTTTGTTGGACAGACTCTAGCACAGTAATTTATTGGTTGAAATCGTCTCTAAGTCGTTGGAAAACATTCGTGGCGAATAGAGTATCACAAatacaaaatgcaacaaaagaaTTTGAATGGAGGCATGTGCCTGGGATTCATAATCCAGCAGATGCGGTTTCGAGAGGTAGAAATCCCGAAGAGATTGTTGAGGATAAGCTTTGGTGGCATGGACCAGATTGGCTAGTCAAAGACCCAGAACATTGGCCTAAAAATACAGAGTCAGGAAACACTTGAGAGAcagcgaaagaagaaaaacaaacaaaaactacatTAACATGTATGGTGAAAGAGGAAAGTTTTATAAACAAACTATGCGAGAGAGTAGGCTCATTCACAAAACTAAAAAGGATTGTCGCATATTGTCATCGTTTCTTCGATCGTAAGCGAATCAATCGCAAATCTTATTTTGAGTTGAGGGAACTAAAACGAGCTGAAAAGACAATCATTCGATTGGTTCAAAATGAAGTCTATGCAACTGAATACGAGTGTATCAAACAAGGGCAACAAGTAGTGCGAAAATCACCATTGAGAGCAATTACACCAATATTGGACAAAGATAATGTCATGCGAGTAGGAGGTCGGTTGTCAAACGCCGACATAAAAGACGAACAAAAACATCCTGTTATTATTCCAGGAAAGCACTGGATTGCAGAGTTGATTGCCGACAAGTACCATAAGATACTTCGTCATGCTGGGCCTCAACTGATGATAAACACTATGCAGTTAAGGTTTTGGATAGTGGGAGCGCGCAATGTAGCGAAACGTACAGTTTACAACTGTGTGAAATGTACTCGTTGTAGACCAAAACTGATTCAGCAGCCAATGGCTGATCTTCCAGAGCAGAGGGTGAGACAAGCTAGACCGTTCTCAATTAGCGGTGTGGACTACGCAGTACCGATAATGGTAAAGGGCACACACCGACGGGCGGCGCCCACAAAAGGctatatttcaatatttgtttgtttcgtaacAAAAGCAGTTCATATCGAACTTGTATCAAATCTATCCTTTTCTGCATTTTTAGCTGCACTGCGTCGATTCGTTGCGAGGAGAGGGCATGCTACGGAATTGCATTCGGATAACGGCACAAACTTCCGAGGTGCGAACAATAAGTTGCGCGAACTGTACAAATTACTAAATTCTGATACACACCAAGACGAGGTTGTAGGATGGTGCGCCGAACGAGACAAGAAGGAAGTTTACACCCCCAGCTGCACCACATTTTGGAGGTCTGTGGGAGGCCGCGGTGAAATCTaggaaatttcatttaaaGCGCGTGTTAGGTACAGGACATTTAACGTTTGAAGATTTATTAACCTTATTAGCCGAATTAGAAGCATGTCTAAATTCTCGTGCGATAACGGCAATATCAGAAGATCCAAATGATGTGGAAGTACTTACCCCAGGGCATTTTTTGGTAGGGAATCACTTACAAACGGTCCCGGAGGTAGATATCGCAGATGTGCCAACAAACAGATTAAACCATTGGAGACTGatacaaaaacacatgcaACACATTTGGAATCGTTGGCATCGAGAATTCTTAAGTACATTGCAGAAGTGAGCTAAGTGGAACAAAAATGCTATATCGATTGAGCCAGGAAGATTACTAATCCTACAAGAAGACAATGTTGCAGTATGTAAATGGCCGATGGCAAGAGTGGTGGAAGGAAAATATGGTGTTACACGAGTAGTAACGTTGAAATGCGCAAATGGCAAAGAAATTCGTAGGCCAATTCATAGAATAGCCCCTTTGCCAATAGAATCgtaaattgaaatcaataatTGGAATCATGTGGAATTAAGATGAggaattttcaaaatcaaataggaatatgaaaatgaattcaatcattactaaatattaaaaacattcgTTTTTGGTGACCGGGAATGTTGGCGCCAAGATGGCTGCAAACTTATAGAATTTAAGATTATAGGAAAATGGTACATAGGATTACGTTAGTATTAGTGTTAACAGGACTGTCAGGgttatgatgaaaatataagaGAATTAGTAGCAATCAGACAGTTGACTCGGCAACATACCTTTTGGAAACCACAAAAATATCACAGTATGTTATGAGCTATCGTTCAattacaaaaaaggaacagaaAATGTACTAACGCCTTATCCCGATTGCCAATTTCTGAATTGAAAGCCATGAGTGTGCGGGATGAAGTGCTCATATCTACAAGATCCAAAACTGAAAGCAACGATACTTGTGAAGACATTAATGAGTCAGCAAAGTAAAGTAACTCATGTTGAGCTTCAGTTAAATCCTAATACTAAagatattattgtttttaaacacaaaataatattACCACAATCCACCACTATCGTTCGCTTACGAGGAATGGGATGATGAGTGACTGTTGACAAGTGCAGTTCGTTGACAAGTGCGACTGTTTAGCTCTGTGTTGTGACGTGAAATAAGTTGTGTAAAATAGAGCTAAGTGCTCAAATTTTTAGATACGTGTGTAGATAAATGTTCGTGGATGCTCTCGGTGTCAGTGTGTTTTGCAAAGGTAAAAGTGACCTTGttaaaaaaaccaaaagaTTGGTGCGGTCAACAGCGTTCCGCCGTTGGTGGCAGTAACCGATCCTTGTTGTGTAGATAAGTGTTTGTACCGTTTTTTTATCCATGTATGTGTGACACCGGGAGATACGTAGAGTAGCATATTAGTATAGTAGtgtttgtgtcgcttttggCCGGCGTTTGAAACCAggtaagcgaaaaaaaaacacacttttataAGACTTCGCccgtatttgttttttacacGGCATGGAGTGTTTAAAATGCTCCGCCGTGGTGGGAACCAGCGATGACCCGATAATTTGTTCAGGGAGTTGTGGGTTTATTTTTCACCGTCGGTGTATTACACCCACACTCAACAAGCCTGCGGTCAAACTAATTAGTGAGAACCGCAATGTCGTATATATGTGTGACATTTGTTTAGATCAAAGCGCGGGCTTGGTTCATATGGATACTGATGCAACTAAATCAAATGATTTGCTTGCACAAACACTGAGGGATTTGGAAGCCAATGTGAGCGTGTGGATTTCTAGCGCTTTAGAGAGAGGAATCGAGACTCTCAAAAATGAGCTTTGCGCGCAAGTGGAGCGTAAGTTGGAAACAACTTTGCGCGAAACATTAAGTGCTATAGAAGCCTCGAAAATGTCGAAGGCGGCCTTGCGTGCAACTTCTGACACTCCGCAAACCAGCAAAACAGTGCAGGATGTAAATTTAGAAACATGGGATACagtaacgaaaaaaagaaaaaggacaaaTAGTGGAGACAGCAATGTTCAAACTATTATTAATAGATTTGACGAGGGAAACAATAAAGTTACTcccaaaattaagaaaattaaCGATGTGAAGGTGCCCAtgggaaaaaatgaagaaaataataaaacactgGTTATTGTTCCTAAGGTGGTGCAGTCTTGCGATAAGACAAGAGGTGACCTTCGCGCCAGATTGGATCCGAGGAAGCAGCAATTGTCGGAATTCCGCAACGGCAGAGACGGTCAAGTATATGCACAATGTCCTGCTCTGGCGAATTTAGATAGCATTAGAAAAGAAGTAGAAGACATTTTAGGAGACGACTATTCGACATCCTTACCTATGGGACGCGTTaaaataattggaatgagtgaACAATATTCTTCTTCTGACTTAGTAGATCTTTTGAAATCTCAAAATGAGGGAATTCCCTGGAAACAGGTGAATGTAATTGGAATGTTTGAGAGTAAGATCTACAAGTACCAGAAACATAATGTGGTTTTGGAAATCGACCATGAAACTGATAAGTGTCTGGCAAAACttgataaaatcaatattggATTTGATCGGTGTAAAATTTCTAGGTCCATTCACGTTATGCGCTGCTTTAAATGTGGTCAATTTAGCCATAAAAGCACTGACTGCCAAAATAAGGAAGCGTGTTCAAAGTGCAGTGGCGAGCACCGAACGTCGGATTGCACCTCGTCCATCCTAAAGTGTGTAAATTGTGTTTTGGCTAACACATCCAGGAACCTGAAACTACAGGTACAACATGCGGCCAATAGCTATGAATGCCTCTTTCATCTAACTATGCTATGTTTCGTGAGACAGTAGAAAAAGTTCAACCCTTGTTGGTCTTGATCTCTGAAACCCACGTAACCGAGGAGGAGGCATTCGagcaattttatttaaaacgaTATAAGGTAGTGTCGTGTTTATCTCATTCACGTCACACAGGAGGTGTTGCAGCTTATGCCAGAAGTGACGTTGTCCTTAAAGTGATTTTAAACGAGTCATTGGAAGGCAATTGGTTTCTCGGTGTAGCGGTTTCTCGGGGTATGACGGTAGGCAATTATAGCATATTGTATCACTCACCTAGTGCGAGTGATTCGAGGTTCGTAGATATTTTGGAAGAATGGTTAGACAGGTTTTTGGATCTTAGTAAGTTGAACATTATCGTCGGTGACTTTAATATTGACTGgttaaatgttgaaaaatctgCGAAACTGAAAAGTTTCATGGATTCAGTAAACATGTACCAAAAAGTCAATGAATTCACACGAATTGCTAGGCAGAGCAGGACATTGATTGATCAGGTTTACAGTAGTATTGACTTAATCAAAGTCACTACTGATCCGTTATTGAAAATATCGGATCACGAAACACTTGTTTTGAACATAAACGATGAACGTTGTAAAACGATTCAACGGAAAGTTAAATGCTGGAATAGGTATTCGAAACATGCTCTTTGCAATAATGTGTCACAAGGCTTGCAGTGTGGTGCATCTGATTTTGATGAGGCTGCTGACTTGTTATGGACATTGAAACATGCAATGAGCACCttggtggaagaaaaaacaattgtttctAGAGAAACTAGTAGGTGGTATACTTTGGATCTCGCACGTGCTAAACGGAAAAGAGACAAAGTGTACAAAAAATTTATTAGAACGAATAGAGATAATGATTGGTCTGAGTATACTAAACTTAGAAACAGGTATAGTAGAGATCTCAAAAATAGACGAAGCGATTTCTTTagcaatgaaataaacaagCACAAGAAAAATAGCAAAGAGTTATGGAAAGTCCTCAAAAGCATGTTACAACGTGATGAATCATGCGTTTCAGTTGTAAAATTCAACGGTGTGATTGAGGCTGACGACTCCATCATTTGCAACAAGTTTAACTCATTCTTTGTGAACAGTGTTTTAGATATTAATCAATTACGTAGATAGTGCTACTCCACGATGCCATTTCAGATTTCAGAAAATTACTcttgaaaaactaaaaaccaTTTGTTTCAACCTGACAAAAACGGCAGGTATAGGGAATGAAAGTTCAACAACCATACAGGATTGCTATCATGTGATCGGAGAGGACCTTCTTATGGTGATTAATCAATCACTAGAGAGGGGATGTTTCCCGAAATCATGGAAAGAATCATTGATTATACCTATTCCTAAAGTGGACGGAGCTGCCAATGCGGAAGATTTTCGCCCCATAAACATGTTGCATGTGCTCGAAAAGGTGCTGGAGACAGTAGTTAAGGAGCAATTGGTTCAGTTTCTGAACAGAAACGAGCTGTTGATCCGAGAGCAATCAGGATATCGGCAAGAACACTCTTGTGAGACTGCTTTGAATCTTGTACTAGCGAGGTGGAAGGTGTTGATGGATAAGAAGGAATCGATAGTTGCTGTTTTCTTGGATCTAAAACGGGCATTTGAAACAATATCTAGGCCATTGTTGCTTTCTACCTTAAGGCGTTTTGGTATTGTGGGGAGGGAACTCAGTTGGTTCGAAActtatttaaaagaaaaaactcaGTGAACTTTATTTGGTAGCTCTGTATCAGAGCCTATAGAAAACACCCTTGGTGTTCCGCAAGGTAGTGTTCTTGGACCAATTTTGTTTATCATGTACATCAATGACATGAAACAGGTTTTGAAGGCTTGTGAGATCAATCTTTTTGCCGACGATACTGTTTTGTTCATCTCGCACAAAGAAATCAAGCAAGCAGAGTCTCTGATGAATATCGATTTAAACGCTCTGGATGGATGGCTGAAGTACAAAAAGCTggcattaaacattaacaagACTTGTTACATGGTGATGTCTGCGGGTATACTGGAAGAACCTCCATCTATCGTAATAAATTCGGAACTAATCGAAAGAGTTAGACGGGCTAAATACCTGGGAGTTATCCTAGACGACAGGTTGAAGTTCCACGCTCACATTGACTGGGTCATCGCTAAAGTGGCAAAGAAGTGTGGAGTGATAAGTAGATTGGCAAAGGATCTCGATTTTTTTGGGAAAGTTCATCTCTACAAATCATTGATCTCGCCACACTTTGACTTCTGCTCttctattttgtttcttggcaACAAAGGTCAAATCAAAAGACTTCAAAGGTTGCAATACCGGATTATGAGGTTAATTCTGGGGTGCGGTCGACGTACGCCGTCCGCGGTTATGCTGAATATTCTTCAATGGATGTCAGTAGAGCAGCGGATTGTGTACCAGACCATGACTTTTATATATAAAATGTTAAAGGGCCTGTTGCCTGGGTACCTGGGGGAGAGCATAGTTCGGGGGTACGATATCCATCGGCACCACACACGCAGGGCCAATGAGCCAAGGATACCTAACTTGCATTCCCTAAGTGCCAGAAactctttgtttttcaaagGAATTCAACGGTACAACAGTCTACCAGATGAAATTAAGAATGCGAGAAGCTTGCCGGATTTCAAACGTAAGTGCGTCATATATGTTGAACAAACTGTATAATGTGAAATATGTGTAGATGTCCCATGTCATTATTAAATGTGTAACTGCAGTTGTCATCACGATctttatgatgatgataagatttttctttatatactataattaaaattagaaaaaatataagaaagagtcaacaTAGGTttgagacacgcgcgcgtacaaGTGGATATTCGGGATCTATTTGGGGGATTTTACGGTTTGCACACGGTCTGGGAGGTCACAACAGGATTCACTCATTGATGATTGTAAGTGGCCAATTCTAGATACATTAGGTTCAcctgcttcggaaggtagtgccctAGAGCCAATCATTGGCACTagtggaactggccatatgcatgttgCAGTTGTGTTCTGATAAGTAGTGCGCCGGATCCATTAGTTGGTTCTTGGCGAGCTACGTAAGGGATACATTAGATTCTcctgcttcggaaggtagtgccctgGAGCCTGCCATTGGTGCCAGAGACCCTGGGGCCAGCGGTTGGCACTagtggaactggccatatgcatgtcgCAGTTGTGTCCTGATAAGTGGTGCGTCAGATCCATTTATTGGTTCTTGGCGAGCTATGTAACGGATGCTAGAGAATACCATTGTATTCGATGGAGTATGACCCGTTTtttcttgatgaaactatGTTGGTCatcttgggtgtgtgtatgactcgGACAGTTCCTCTGAGAGTTTTCCGATGCCACCACTTGCTCGTACAAATTATTTTAACATACCTATCAGAGTAATATTATCGTAAAGATACTTCCGAGAACTTTATTTGGTAGCTCTGTATCAGAGCCTATAGAAAACACCCTTGGTGTTCCGCAAGGTAGTGTTCTTGGACCAATTTTGTTTACCATGTACATCAATGACATGAAACAGGTTTTGAAGGCTTGTGAGATCAATCTTTTTGCCGACGATACTGTTTTGTTCATCTCGCACAAAGAAATCAAGCAAGCAGAGTCTCTGATGAATATCGATTTAAACGCTCTGGATGGATGGCTGAAGTACAAAAAGCTggcattaaacattaacaagACTTGTTACATGGTGATGTCTGCGGGTATACTGGAAGAACCTCCATCTATCGTAATAAATTCGGAACTAATCGAAAGAGTTAGACGGGCTAAATACCTGGGAGTTATCCTAGACGACAGGTTGAAGTTCCACGCTCACATTGACTGGGTCATCGCTAAAGTGGCAAAGAAGTGTGGAGTGATAAGTAGATTGGCAAAGGATCTCGATTTTTTTGGGAAAGTTCATCTCTACAAATCATTGATCTCGCCACACTTTGACTTCTGCTCttctattttgtttcttggcaACAAAGGTTAAATCAAAAGACTTCAAAGGTTGCAATACCGGATTATGAGGTTAATTCTGGGGTGCGGTCGACGTACGCCGTCCGCGGTTATGCTGAATTTTTCTTCAATGGATGTCAGTAGAGCAGCGGATTGTGTACCAGACCATGACTTTTATATATAAAATGTTAAAGGGCCTGTTGCCTGGGTACCTGGGGGAGAGCATAGTTCGGGGGTCCGATATCCATCGGCACCACACACGCAGGGCCAATGAGCCAAGGATACCTAACTTGCATTCCCTAAGTGCCAGAAactctttgtttttcaaagGAATTCAACGGTACAACAGTCTACCAGATGAAATTAAGAATGCGAGAAGCTTGCCGGATTTCAAACGTAAGTGCGTCATATATGTTGAACAAACTGTATAATGTGAAATATGTGTAGATGTCCCATGTCATTATTAAATGTGTAACTGCAGTTGTCATCACGATctttatgatgatgataagatttttctttatatactataattaaaattagaaaaaatataagaaagagtcaacaTAGGTTTGAGATACGCGCGCGTACAAGTGGATATTCGGGATCTATTTGGGGGATTTTACGGTTTGCACACGGTCTGGGAGGTCACAACAGGATTCACTCATTGATGATTGTAAGTGGCCAATTCTAGATACATTAGGTTCAcctgcttcggaaggtagtgccctAGAGCCAATCATTGGCACTagtggaactggccatatgcatgttgCAGTTGTGTTCTGATAAGTAGTGCGCCGGATCCATTAGTTGGTTCTTGGCGAGCTACGTAAGGGATACATTAGATTCTcctgcttcggaaggtagtgccctgGAGCCTGCCATTGGTGCCAGAGACCCTGGGGCCAGCGGTTGGCACTagtggaactggccatatgcatgtcgCAGTTGTGTCCTGATAAGTGGTGCGTCAGATCCATTTATTGGTTCTTGGCGAGCTATGTAACGGATGCTAGAGAATACCATTGTATTCGATGGAGTATGACCCGTTTtttcttgatgaaactatGTTGGTCatcttgggtgtgtgtatgactcgGACAGTTCCTCTGAGAGTTTTCCGATACCACTTGCTCGTACAAATTATTTTAACATAC encodes the following:
- the LOC133392134 gene encoding uncharacterized protein LOC133392134 — protein: MVKEESFINKLCERVGSFTKLKRIVAYCHRFFDRKRINRKSYFELRELKRAEKTIIRLVQNEVYATEYECIKQGQQVVRKSPLRAITPILDKDNVMRVGGRLSNADIKDEQKHPVIIPGKHWIAELIADKYHKILRHAGPQLMINTMQLRFWIVGARNVAKRTVYNCVKCTRCRPKLIQQPMADLPEQRVRQARPFSISGVDYAVPIMVKGTHRRAAPTKGYISIFVCFVTKAVHIELVSNLSFSAFLAALRRFVARRGHATELHSDNGTNFRGANNKLRELYKLLNSDTHQDEVVGWCAERDKKEVYTPSCTTFWRSVGGRGEI